A stretch of Heterodontus francisci isolate sHetFra1 chromosome 44, sHetFra1.hap1, whole genome shotgun sequence DNA encodes these proteins:
- the LOC137356037 gene encoding ras and Rab interactor 2-like isoform X2, whose translation MQVDRVYDAPETSSVRQPTHKSSLTKIFLVRKSGTSQKKVLSVRLSDDRDPSFVQDFTIHEDCSNTTFSLEGSAVTFSDLFHLISFYCVTRDILPFILKLPLAIATARSHKKLKTISHLGIEFWSSALNVREPPEEGGSESPQEQGPPGKSEPEVQVETLRSPLRTRPPGEVGQSSGNGALSFVNPLFALDETDKSKRTQFKRSFKVRVSTETSSPLSPPTEPPPPVPCEQGGSQELLPRQSWPFRVPSSDDDASYKQPKAPLAPPRLKKQLMEARTARLTLDVPLSPPAEEKYRVPTPVSLQPSPDPADPPKPPLTSPSDIDAEQRLSDASCLSVPEVDGLGLGLLYGSPPPPISEVDTQSLSSEGEEGEEGPAEVDDPRPPPPRSRSVRWMVCAPFWKMNEVFSSFSSPEKKLIRVIEDRSRDRHTYLGGLVQEFLSALREGKGYHTSGSEFLQPIRQFMTHMKMFLIHSSELESTVDIFIEEEEKDHLLEMAMHKSVLKPLRRTIEASLREFRLLDGSLQQIRDNIQLLRQAGPQSLGVRVSVPDIGALEKIKQRFTLMQKTYSPIKKVNFLLQACKLIYERMKGAQGEPHGADEFLPTMTYIIAECDLPELSLEVEYMMELLDQSELMGEGGYYLTTLYASLFELQNYHMDQLVLGISNEIRNSLKQWHKRRRTYEPVPSVNDFQNFLRVAYQDPCNGCTAKTLVVRPAETTEDLCRICAEKFKVQEPGRHGLYLVVDDSWRLLPRDSHPQQIKAGLQGQDETGYYHFVYKPVEQQVAPRGNRKLLRDNAIDLGGGLVP comes from the exons ATGCAGGTAGACCGTGTGTATGATGCCCCTGAGACATCCTCTGTTCGACAGCCCACACACAAGTCATCCCTGACCAAG ATCTTTCTGGTTCGGAAGTCGGGAACATCCCAGAAGAAGGTGCTGTCAGTCAGACTGTCTGATGATCGTGACCCTTCCTTTGTGCAGGATTTCACCATCCATGAGGACTGCAGCAACACCA CTTTCTCTCTGGAAGGTTCCGCAGTGACGTTCAGCGACCTCTTCCACCTCATCTCCTTCTACTGTGTCACACG GGATATTTTGCCGTTCATTTTAAAACTCCCACTGGCGATTGCAACAGCTCGGTCTCACAAAAAGCTAAAGACCATCTCACACCTGGGGATTG AGTTCTGGAGCTCGGCCCTCAACGTCCGGGAGCCACCGGAGGAAGGCGGGAGCGAGTCGCCCCAGGAGCAGGGCCCCCCGGGGAAATCGGAGCCGGAAGTCCAGGTGGAGACGTTACGAAGCCCCCTGAGGACTCGGCCTCCCGGGGAAGTGGGCCAGTCCAGCGGGAATGGGGCCCTGAGCTTTGTCAATCCCCTCTTCGCCCTGGACGAGACGGACAAGAGCAAGCGGACGCAGTTCAAACGCAGCTTTAAGGTCCGCGTCTCCACCGAGACTTCCAGCCCCCTCTCACCGCCCACCGAGCCCCCTCCTCCTGTCCCCTGTGAGCAGGGGGGCTCCCAGGAGCTGCTGCCTCGTCAGTCCTGGCCGTTCAGAGTCCCCTCCTCAGACGACGACGCGTCCTACAAGCAGCCCAAGGCGCCCCTCGCTCCTCCCCGCCTGAAGAAGCAGCTGATGGAGGCCCGGACCGCCAGGCTGACGCTGGACGTCCCCCTCTCCCCTCCGGCCGAGGAGAAGTACCGAGTTCCCACCCCGGTCAGCCTCCAGCCCTCCCCCGACCCCGCTGACCCTCCCAAGCCACCGTTGACCTCGCCCTCGGACATTGACGCTGAGCAGCGACTGAGCGACGCCAGCTGTTTGAGCGTCCCGGAGGTGGACGGCCTGGGCCTGGGCCTGCTTTACGGGAGCCCCCCGCCTCCCATCAGCGAGGTGGACACTCAGTCCCTCAGCagcgagggggaggagggggaggaggggccgGCTGAAGTCGACGACCCCCGACCTCCGCCCCCCAGGTCACGCAGCGTGCGGTGGATGGTGTGTGCTCCCTTCTGGAAGATGAACGAGGTGTTCAGCTCCTTCAGCAGCCCCGAGAAGAAGCTCATCCGAGTGATCGAGGACCGTTCCCGTGACCGGCACACCTACCTTGGTGGCTTGGTGCAGGAGTTCCTGAGCGCCCTGCGAGAGGGCAAGGGTTACCACACCTCCGGCTCCGAGTTCCTTCAGCCCATCCGACAGTTCATGACCCACATGAAAATGTTTCTGATCCACAGCTCCGAGCTGGAATCCACAGTCGACATCTTCATCGAGGAAGAGGAGAAAG aTCACCTCCTGGAAATGGCTATGCACAAGAGCGTGCTGAAGCCTCTGAGACGGACCATCGAGGCCAGCCTGCGGGAGTTCCGCCTGCTCGACGGCTCTCTGCAACAAATCAGGGACAACATTCAGCTGCTCCGACAGGCGGGCCCTCAGAGCCTGGGGGTACGGGTCAGTGTCCCAGACATCGGAGCCCTGGAGAAGATTAAGCAGAGGTTTACACTGATGCAGAAGACGTACTCTCCAATCAAGAAAGTCAACTTTCTCCTGCAAGCTTGTAAACTCATCTACGAGAGGATGAAAGGAGCTCAAG GAGAACCGCACGGTGCCGATGAGTTCCTGCCGACTATGACGTACATTATCGCTGAGTGTGATCTGCCTGAGCTGAGCCTGGAGGTGGAGTATATGATGGAATTGCTGGACCAGTCCGAGCTGATGGGAGAAG GTGGGTATTACCTCACCACACTCTATGCCAGCTTGTTCGAACTCCAGAATTACCACATGGATCAGCTTGTGTTGGGAATCAGCAACGAGATCAGGAACTCACTGAAGCAGTGGCACAAAAGACGGAGGACCTACgagccagtgccttcagtcaatGACTTCCAG AACTTTCTCCGCGTGGCCTATCAAGACCCCTGCAATGGCTGCACCGCCAAGACACTGGTGGTGAGACCAGCCGAGACGACGGAGGACTTGTGCCGGATTTGCGCCGAGAAGTTCAAGGTTCAGGAGCCCGGCAGGCACGGCCTGTATCTCGTGGTGGACGACAGCTGGCGGCTGCTGCCCCGGGACTCCCACCCCCAGCAGATCAAGGCCGGGCTGCAAGGCCAGGACGAAACGGGTTACTACCACTTTGTCTACAAACCCGTCGAGCAGCAGGTGGCCCCCAGGGGCAACCGCAAGCTGCTCCGAGACAACGCGATAGACCTAGGGGGAGGCCTCGTGCCGTAG
- the LOC137356037 gene encoding ras and Rab interactor 2-like isoform X1, translating into MQVDRVYDAPETSSVRQPTHKSSLTKVSVLDRLIFTHSVWLQLSMNSATSLHILQRENPGIFLVRKSGTSQKKVLSVRLSDDRDPSFVQDFTIHEDCSNTTFSLEGSAVTFSDLFHLISFYCVTRDILPFILKLPLAIATARSHKKLKTISHLGIEFWSSALNVREPPEEGGSESPQEQGPPGKSEPEVQVETLRSPLRTRPPGEVGQSSGNGALSFVNPLFALDETDKSKRTQFKRSFKVRVSTETSSPLSPPTEPPPPVPCEQGGSQELLPRQSWPFRVPSSDDDASYKQPKAPLAPPRLKKQLMEARTARLTLDVPLSPPAEEKYRVPTPVSLQPSPDPADPPKPPLTSPSDIDAEQRLSDASCLSVPEVDGLGLGLLYGSPPPPISEVDTQSLSSEGEEGEEGPAEVDDPRPPPPRSRSVRWMVCAPFWKMNEVFSSFSSPEKKLIRVIEDRSRDRHTYLGGLVQEFLSALREGKGYHTSGSEFLQPIRQFMTHMKMFLIHSSELESTVDIFIEEEEKDHLLEMAMHKSVLKPLRRTIEASLREFRLLDGSLQQIRDNIQLLRQAGPQSLGVRVSVPDIGALEKIKQRFTLMQKTYSPIKKVNFLLQACKLIYERMKGAQGEPHGADEFLPTMTYIIAECDLPELSLEVEYMMELLDQSELMGEGGYYLTTLYASLFELQNYHMDQLVLGISNEIRNSLKQWHKRRRTYEPVPSVNDFQNFLRVAYQDPCNGCTAKTLVVRPAETTEDLCRICAEKFKVQEPGRHGLYLVVDDSWRLLPRDSHPQQIKAGLQGQDETGYYHFVYKPVEQQVAPRGNRKLLRDNAIDLGGGLVP; encoded by the exons ATGCAGGTAGACCGTGTGTATGATGCCCCTGAGACATCCTCTGTTCGACAGCCCACACACAAGTCATCCCTGACCAAGGTCAGTGTGTTGGATCGCCTCATTTTCACCCACTCTGTTTGGCTCCAGCTCAGTATGAACTCAGCAACATCTCTTCACATCCTGCAACGGGAGAACCCGGGG ATCTTTCTGGTTCGGAAGTCGGGAACATCCCAGAAGAAGGTGCTGTCAGTCAGACTGTCTGATGATCGTGACCCTTCCTTTGTGCAGGATTTCACCATCCATGAGGACTGCAGCAACACCA CTTTCTCTCTGGAAGGTTCCGCAGTGACGTTCAGCGACCTCTTCCACCTCATCTCCTTCTACTGTGTCACACG GGATATTTTGCCGTTCATTTTAAAACTCCCACTGGCGATTGCAACAGCTCGGTCTCACAAAAAGCTAAAGACCATCTCACACCTGGGGATTG AGTTCTGGAGCTCGGCCCTCAACGTCCGGGAGCCACCGGAGGAAGGCGGGAGCGAGTCGCCCCAGGAGCAGGGCCCCCCGGGGAAATCGGAGCCGGAAGTCCAGGTGGAGACGTTACGAAGCCCCCTGAGGACTCGGCCTCCCGGGGAAGTGGGCCAGTCCAGCGGGAATGGGGCCCTGAGCTTTGTCAATCCCCTCTTCGCCCTGGACGAGACGGACAAGAGCAAGCGGACGCAGTTCAAACGCAGCTTTAAGGTCCGCGTCTCCACCGAGACTTCCAGCCCCCTCTCACCGCCCACCGAGCCCCCTCCTCCTGTCCCCTGTGAGCAGGGGGGCTCCCAGGAGCTGCTGCCTCGTCAGTCCTGGCCGTTCAGAGTCCCCTCCTCAGACGACGACGCGTCCTACAAGCAGCCCAAGGCGCCCCTCGCTCCTCCCCGCCTGAAGAAGCAGCTGATGGAGGCCCGGACCGCCAGGCTGACGCTGGACGTCCCCCTCTCCCCTCCGGCCGAGGAGAAGTACCGAGTTCCCACCCCGGTCAGCCTCCAGCCCTCCCCCGACCCCGCTGACCCTCCCAAGCCACCGTTGACCTCGCCCTCGGACATTGACGCTGAGCAGCGACTGAGCGACGCCAGCTGTTTGAGCGTCCCGGAGGTGGACGGCCTGGGCCTGGGCCTGCTTTACGGGAGCCCCCCGCCTCCCATCAGCGAGGTGGACACTCAGTCCCTCAGCagcgagggggaggagggggaggaggggccgGCTGAAGTCGACGACCCCCGACCTCCGCCCCCCAGGTCACGCAGCGTGCGGTGGATGGTGTGTGCTCCCTTCTGGAAGATGAACGAGGTGTTCAGCTCCTTCAGCAGCCCCGAGAAGAAGCTCATCCGAGTGATCGAGGACCGTTCCCGTGACCGGCACACCTACCTTGGTGGCTTGGTGCAGGAGTTCCTGAGCGCCCTGCGAGAGGGCAAGGGTTACCACACCTCCGGCTCCGAGTTCCTTCAGCCCATCCGACAGTTCATGACCCACATGAAAATGTTTCTGATCCACAGCTCCGAGCTGGAATCCACAGTCGACATCTTCATCGAGGAAGAGGAGAAAG aTCACCTCCTGGAAATGGCTATGCACAAGAGCGTGCTGAAGCCTCTGAGACGGACCATCGAGGCCAGCCTGCGGGAGTTCCGCCTGCTCGACGGCTCTCTGCAACAAATCAGGGACAACATTCAGCTGCTCCGACAGGCGGGCCCTCAGAGCCTGGGGGTACGGGTCAGTGTCCCAGACATCGGAGCCCTGGAGAAGATTAAGCAGAGGTTTACACTGATGCAGAAGACGTACTCTCCAATCAAGAAAGTCAACTTTCTCCTGCAAGCTTGTAAACTCATCTACGAGAGGATGAAAGGAGCTCAAG GAGAACCGCACGGTGCCGATGAGTTCCTGCCGACTATGACGTACATTATCGCTGAGTGTGATCTGCCTGAGCTGAGCCTGGAGGTGGAGTATATGATGGAATTGCTGGACCAGTCCGAGCTGATGGGAGAAG GTGGGTATTACCTCACCACACTCTATGCCAGCTTGTTCGAACTCCAGAATTACCACATGGATCAGCTTGTGTTGGGAATCAGCAACGAGATCAGGAACTCACTGAAGCAGTGGCACAAAAGACGGAGGACCTACgagccagtgccttcagtcaatGACTTCCAG AACTTTCTCCGCGTGGCCTATCAAGACCCCTGCAATGGCTGCACCGCCAAGACACTGGTGGTGAGACCAGCCGAGACGACGGAGGACTTGTGCCGGATTTGCGCCGAGAAGTTCAAGGTTCAGGAGCCCGGCAGGCACGGCCTGTATCTCGTGGTGGACGACAGCTGGCGGCTGCTGCCCCGGGACTCCCACCCCCAGCAGATCAAGGCCGGGCTGCAAGGCCAGGACGAAACGGGTTACTACCACTTTGTCTACAAACCCGTCGAGCAGCAGGTGGCCCCCAGGGGCAACCGCAAGCTGCTCCGAGACAACGCGATAGACCTAGGGGGAGGCCTCGTGCCGTAG